A stretch of DNA from Spirosoma endbachense:
ATTTAAAAAAAGCCACTACTCCTTTAAATTTTTCAGATAGGCAATGCTCTGGCGAACCTGAACATCTTCGTGATTGCTTTCATCCTCAATAAAATAATGCTTGATACCTACTTTTTTGCCAGCCTTCAATACACCGGGCATGTCTACCTGACCTTTGCCCAGTACAACGTCGTTTTCGGGCGGTGTACCACCGCTGAGGTCACCTTTAATGCCCTTTTTGAGGTCTTTAAGGTGCATGAGTTTCCAGCGGCTGCCATATTTGTTCAATAACGCGACCGGGTCAGCACCGCCGTGCTGGGCCCATAAAATGTCCAGCTCAAAGGATACATACTGCGGGTTGGTGTTTTGAACAATGTAGTCGAAAAGGGTTCCGTTCTGATACGGACCGAACTCGTAGCCGTGGTTGTGGTAGCAAAACGTAAGGCCGTTGTCTTTCAGGGTCTTACCCACCCGGTTGAAATCGTCGACGGCTTTTTTTGCGTTCTCGATGGTGAAGTTGCTCTTTTCGTGCGGTATCCAGGCGACCATGACATAGGAAGCCCCCAGTTGTTTGGCGTTTTTGACGATGCTTTCCGGATCTTTCACAATCTGCTCATACCCGGCTCCAGTAGCAACCATCTTGATGCCCCGTTTATCCAGCATTTTTCGGTATTCTTCGGTTGTTACACCCTTTGGCGTGCCACCCTCCATTTCTGTAAAACCCAATGCCTTGATCGTGTCCAGCGTGGCCACTACATCTTTGGGGAAATAAGCCCGGTAGGTATAGGCCTCGACGCCTAAAGGAAAGGTATACAGCGGTTTACGCGATTGGGCAGAAACGCCGGTTACGGAAAGCGATAACCCAAGCAATAGGCCCAGGGGATAAGCGGATTTGAACATAACGTAAGGATTTAAGAATAGTAGATAAAGACTACCAATCGATACTACTACTGTTTTTTGCCTTCACAGTATGTCATAAAAACAACGTAGAGTTTGAACTGCGTTGTGCCACGGTTGCCGATGACGAGTTGATAACCGTGGTAAGGCATTGAGCCAAAGTCCTGCCACGAATCATCAGCAATTACTGCGTTGCCTTCTGCCGGATTTCCTGTAGTCGTTGTTTTAGCTGCTGTACCCGTGCGGGATATTGATTGGCTACGTTTCGTTTTTCACCCAGATCGGTGGCAAGATTATACAGTTGAGGCTGGGGATTATTTCCCAATTCAGTTGACGTGAATTTTTCAAAGGCTGGACCGTCGCTGGGATCAATGTATTTCCATGATCCCTGAACAATTGACAACGTTCCGGCATGTTCAACAATCTCGGCACGGCCGGTCGGATCGCGACCAAGTAGCGCATTTAGTTGATTTTCGGTGTCCGGAGCGTCAGTGTGATTGTACTGTTGTCCTAAAAGAGCGGCAAAATCGGCCAGAAAATCAATCTGGCTGATGGGAGCGTCTGATTGGCCGGGTTTCACCTTTCCCGGCCAGCGCACGAGCAACGGCACTCTCGTTCCGGCCTCAAAAGCGCTGTATTTTCCGCCCCGCAACGGCCCGGCGGGTCGGTGCCCACTCAGTTTTTGTACGGCCTGATCCTGATAGCCATCGTCTACAACCGGACCATTGTCGCTCGAAAGCAGTACCAGTGTATTGTTTGTCAGCTGTAAGCGATCGAGCGTTTTCAGGATTTCACCCACTTCCCAATCAAATTCGAGGAGGGCATCTCCGCGTGCCCCCAGCCCGCTTTTACCCACGAATCGAGGGTGCGGAACGCGCGGCACATGAATATCGTGGGTTGCGAAGTAAAGAAAGAATGGCTGGGCCGCCACTTTGTTTTTTTGAGTGCTCTCAATGAACTGAACCGCCTGTTTGGTGAATACATCAGCCATGTCCTCATCTTTCCACAGAGCCGATTTGCCACCCGTCATGTAGCCAATGCGACTAATGCCATTGACGATGGTCATGTCGTGGCCATGCGATGGTTTCATCTTTAGCTTATCCGGGTTCTCACGGCCCGTTGGCTCATCGCCAATCTTTTGCTTGTAATCGACCTGAATCGGGTCTTTGGGGTCAAGATTGACGACCCGATGATTTTCCACGTACACGCATGGCACCCGATCGCCGGTAGCAGCCATGATGTACGAGTGAGTAAATCCCACTTCCACCGGGCCGGGTTTAAGGTCACCATTCCAGTCTGGTCCTTCGGGGCCACCCAGGCCCAGATGCCATTTACCCACTGATGCAGTTTGATAGCCAGCAGCTTTGAACACGCCGGGCAACGTACTACGCCCCGGTTTGATAATAAGTGAGGCATTGCCGGGGGCAATGCCCGTGCCTTTTTGACGCCAGGCGTATTCACCCGTCAGGAGCGAATAGCGCGAGGGAGTACAGGTTGCCGAGGTTGCGTAGGCGTTCTTAAAGCGTAATCCCTGACTGGCCAGCCGGTCTACGTTTGGTGTTTTGACTTTGGTCGATCCATAACAGCTTAGGTCGCCATAACCAAGGTCGTCGGCGTAGATGAGGATAACATTTGGCCGTTGAGCTGTCTGACGCGCATCCGCTTTGGTAACCTGAGCGATTTCTGCCGTGCTGGATAGAGTCAGGGCAATTACAGTAATAGTGCGTAGCAGCACAGCCATGTTATTCATCGAATTAGCGCTAGACCAGAGATAAAAAAGGTAATTAAATGATCAGGGTATGCCATTATTTATAGCAAAGCTACCCGGACAATTTAATTACCTATACACAACTACAAAAGTTGTTACTTCGTTGATAGCTGACTGGTGGACGCTCTCACTGGTGACGATTGCTGTAGCTGAGTTGTTCCTTCATCCACGTTGACAATGTAGGCTCGTCCGCCCTCCCGTTCGATCGCTTCGGCTACCTGTTCAGCGTTATCAGGCGCATAGGCGAACATGCAACCGCCCCCGCCTGAGCCGTTAATCTTTCCGCCCAGCGCTCCGGCAGTCAGAGCAGCGTCGAGCATCCGGTCAATTTTGGGTGTCGAAATTCGCTGCGCATCGCGAAGATTGGCATGGTGGGCCGTCAGTAACTGCCCAAGCCGAACATCGTTGAGCGGTGCGGCCGATTGGTCGGACGACTGAA
This window harbors:
- a CDS encoding sugar phosphate isomerase/epimerase family protein — translated: MFKSAYPLGLLLGLSLSVTGVSAQSRKPLYTFPLGVEAYTYRAYFPKDVVATLDTIKALGFTEMEGGTPKGVTTEEYRKMLDKRGIKMVATGAGYEQIVKDPESIVKNAKQLGASYVMVAWIPHEKSNFTIENAKKAVDDFNRVGKTLKDNGLTFCYHNHGYEFGPYQNGTLFDYIVQNTNPQYVSFELDILWAQHGGADPVALLNKYGSRWKLMHLKDLKKGIKGDLSGGTPPENDVVLGKGQVDMPGVLKAGKKVGIKHYFIEDESNHEDVQVRQSIAYLKNLKE
- a CDS encoding sulfatase family protein, with protein sequence MNNMAVLLRTITVIALTLSSTAEIAQVTKADARQTAQRPNVILIYADDLGYGDLSCYGSTKVKTPNVDRLASQGLRFKNAYATSATCTPSRYSLLTGEYAWRQKGTGIAPGNASLIIKPGRSTLPGVFKAAGYQTASVGKWHLGLGGPEGPDWNGDLKPGPVEVGFTHSYIMAATGDRVPCVYVENHRVVNLDPKDPIQVDYKQKIGDEPTGRENPDKLKMKPSHGHDMTIVNGISRIGYMTGGKSALWKDEDMADVFTKQAVQFIESTQKNKVAAQPFFLYFATHDIHVPRVPHPRFVGKSGLGARGDALLEFDWEVGEILKTLDRLQLTNNTLVLLSSDNGPVVDDGYQDQAVQKLSGHRPAGPLRGGKYSAFEAGTRVPLLVRWPGKVKPGQSDAPISQIDFLADFAALLGQQYNHTDAPDTENQLNALLGRDPTGRAEIVEHAGTLSIVQGSWKYIDPSDGPAFEKFTSTELGNNPQPQLYNLATDLGEKRNVANQYPARVQQLKQRLQEIRQKATQ